The genomic interval AGGTCACCTTCGGTTTCTGGATCTACCTGATGAGCGACTGCCTGATCTTCGCGACCCTCTTCGCCACCTTCGCGGTGCTGAAGGACGCGACGGCGGGCGGCCCGAACGGTCGTGAACTGTTCGACCTCAGCTTCGTGGCCGTCGAAACCGCCCTGCTGCTGCTCTCATCGCTGACCTTCGGCCTGTCGATGATCTCGATGCAGAATAATAAACTCAACGGCGTCATCGGCTGGCTGGCCGTCACCGGCCTGCTCGGCCTCGGCTTCATGGGCATGGAACTCTATGAGTTCAACCACCTGATCCACGAAGGTGCCGGTCCCGACCGCTCGGCCTTCCTGTCGTCCTTCTTCACGCTGGTCGGCACCCACGGCCTGCACGTGACGTCGGGCCTGATCTGGATGGGCGTCATGTTCGTCCACCTCTTCCGCCGCGGCCTCACCCCCGCCAACCGTATCCGCATGATGGAACTGAGCCTCTTCTGGCACTTCCTCGACATCATCTGGATCGGCGTTTTCAGCATCGTCTACCTGATGGGAGCCGCCTGATGCACATCCCTGACAAGCCCACCCTACACAAGGCCAACGACCCGCATACCGAGCTGGCCGACCACCACGCGGTCGACAAGCTGAACCATGGCCATGGTCACGGTCATGACCACGGCGCGGGCCACGCCTCCGTGAAGGATTACCTGATCGGTTTCGCTCTGGCGGTGATCCTGACGGCCATCCCGTTCGCCCTGACCATGCTGAAGATTCTGCCGGCGTCGACTCTTGTGCCGGTTATCCTCATCCTCGGCGTGATCCAGATCGTGGTGCACCTGTACTACTTCCTGCACATGAACACCTCGTCCAGCCAGGTGTGGAACAACCTCGCCTTCGTCTTCACAGCGATTATCCTCGGCATCCTGATCGTGGGCTCGCTGTGGGTCATGACGCACCTCAACCACAACATGGCCCCCGGCATGATGGGCGGCGGTATGGGTTAAGGCTTTGGGCTGAGTGCCAAAGATGCTGAAGGCCGCTCAGGATTTTCCTGAGCGGCCTTTTCCTTTGAAGCGATGAAGACGCAGGGGCCGCGGGCCCCTGCACCCCGATACAGGGCGCGCACGCACTTTCGGACGAAGCCCCCTCCTATCTTGGTAGCAGACGCCGGTCTTAACGTTTGCGCTCACCATCAGGAGGGCATCCCCTGTGTCCTAACCTTCCGACACTTCAAGGAACAACCGTACCAGTTTTGTATTGATGTAGTAGTTGCTTTTGCCTGACCGGTGTTTCTCCACAAAGCCTTGCTCAGCCAGCGTATCGAGGTAGCGCGCCGCCGTCTGGCGGGTCACGTTCAGATCGTTCTGAACGTACTCAATCCGCGTGTAGGGGTGACGAAACAGATTGTTCAGCAAATCCTGGCTGTAAAGCTTCGGCAATTTGTCGCGCATCTGATGCTTTGCACTGGCCATTTGATCGCGGATACCTTCGACCAGGCGCACAGTGGTAACAGAGGTTTGCGCCACGGCTTCAAGCATGAAAACGACCCAGTCTTCCCATGCGCCGTCGTCGCGCACCGCTTGGAGCAGGCGATAATAGTCGCTCTTATGCCTGGTAATATGCCGTGACAGATAGAGGATCGGAATATCCAGAAGGCCCGTCCGCGTCAGATAAAGCACATTCAGTATCCGACCGATCCGTCCATTCCCATCAGGAAAGGGGTGGATGCTTTCAAACTGATGATGAATCAGCGCCATTTTGATTAACGGATCAAGGGGCGACAGTTCGTCATCATTGATGAACCGCTCCAGTGCCCGCATGTGATGTAAAATCGCCTGCCCATCCTGCGGCGGTACAAAGACAGTTTCACCGGTCGTTTCATTCCTCAACGCGGTACCCGGCATGACACGGAAACTGTCGTCTCGTCGCTTGAGTAATCGGAACATCTCGATCAGGACAGCGTTGGTGATGAGGCCGTTTGTCCGGCGCAAGCGCTCATGGCCCAACCGTACGGCATCCCGATAAAGCGCTACCTCCTTGGCGGCGGGAGATTGCGGGTCGTCGGGAAAGAGGTCGGCCTGAAACAGCTCATCCTGAGTGGTGACGATATTCTCGATTTCGGATGAAGCCTTCGCTTCCTGCAAGGCCAGCGTGTCGATCAGTATGCCTTGATTGGGGATAGTCCTCGCCTGCCCTTTTAGATCGGCCAAGGCACGGCTGGCCATAGTCAGCGCCCTATAGACGCGCACAGTCTCCAGTTCGACAGGTGGCGGCAAATCGGGAATGGCGTAGCTTTGAACCAGCATGGTGTCTATTTTAACATGTTACACGTAACATGTTATTAAAAATTCATTTAATTAACATGAAATGCGAAATATGTTCGCTACAGCGTGTTTTTCGAACATGACAAAGTGCATACGGGGTGGGGTCTACCCGTCCCTACGTCTTGAAAGGCGTGAAACGCCCATTCCCGCATACCGCGAATTCGGTATATACTATCGCGTTAACATTCAATTCACCTAACGTCGATATTTAAAACGTGGCGCTACTCTTACGGGTTGGCCGTTCTGCCGTCCTCGGCGGAAGACTGTCCGGTTGGCTCCCGGGAGGTTGCAGGCCGGGATGACTGCAGGACCGTGTACAATTGCCCCGTTGCCCACGGTCCTGCCTCTTCTCCCTCAGTTTGACGCGATACTTTGGCGCTGAGAATTTCAAAATCGACCCCATCAACGTAAAGCCACTTAGAAAGCTCTGTGAGCGGCTTTTTACGTTTTTGGCACTACATATCGGAAAATCAAACGAAGGGCGCTCAGAGGCCGCCTGAGCGGCTCGACACGACAGGTGGCGCAAGGCAAGCCATCTCAAACCCTAAGACTCTGATTTTGAATCAATTTTTCAGCGCTTGTGCGGCCCAACCTTGACCGGCTCGCCGAAATCCGGCGTTCCGTCCTTGCGATAGCGGAAATATTGGATACGCGTGTGGCGGTTCGGGTCGAACAGCGAGTTGCCCTTGATCTCCTTGTAGTCGCGCGCGTGATAGACGATGACATCGCGGCCATTTCCGTCGACCGTGAAGCCATTGTGCCCCGGCCCCCAGATATTGTTTGTTTCCGAGCTGACGAAGACCGGTACGGGCGATTTGGTCCACGCAGCCGGGTCCATCAGGTCGGCGTCGTCCTTGGCCGTCAGAAGCCCCAGGCAATAGTTATGGTCCGTCGCCGACGCCGAGTAGGTCAGGAAGACGCGACCGTTACGGATCA from Asticcacaulis sp. AND118 carries:
- the cyoC gene encoding cytochrome o ubiquinol oxidase subunit III, giving the protein MSSPSTNPAENPLGAFKDQVKSAYDHNPNDTHHTDDHHHHDEEAKVTFGFWIYLMSDCLIFATLFATFAVLKDATAGGPNGRELFDLSFVAVETALLLLSSLTFGLSMISMQNNKLNGVIGWLAVTGLLGLGFMGMELYEFNHLIHEGAGPDRSAFLSSFFTLVGTHGLHVTSGLIWMGVMFVHLFRRGLTPANRIRMMELSLFWHFLDIIWIGVFSIVYLMGAA
- the cyoD gene encoding cytochrome o ubiquinol oxidase subunit IV translates to MHIPDKPTLHKANDPHTELADHHAVDKLNHGHGHGHDHGAGHASVKDYLIGFALAVILTAIPFALTMLKILPASTLVPVILILGVIQIVVHLYYFLHMNTSSSQVWNNLAFVFTAIILGILIVGSLWVMTHLNHNMAPGMMGGGMG
- a CDS encoding Fic family protein codes for the protein MLVQSYAIPDLPPPVELETVRVYRALTMASRALADLKGQARTIPNQGILIDTLALQEAKASSEIENIVTTQDELFQADLFPDDPQSPAAKEVALYRDAVRLGHERLRRTNGLITNAVLIEMFRLLKRRDDSFRVMPGTALRNETTGETVFVPPQDGQAILHHMRALERFINDDELSPLDPLIKMALIHHQFESIHPFPDGNGRIGRILNVLYLTRTGLLDIPILYLSRHITRHKSDYYRLLQAVRDDGAWEDWVVFMLEAVAQTSVTTVRLVEGIRDQMASAKHQMRDKLPKLYSQDLLNNLFRHPYTRIEYVQNDLNVTRQTAARYLDTLAEQGFVEKHRSGKSNYYINTKLVRLFLEVSEG